A window of Hymenobacter siberiensis genomic DNA:
GTACGGCAGTACGCTAGCAGCAGTTGAAAATGCGAACGCAACAATAGCAAGGCGCTTACGCAGAACTGCTTGCCAAAACCCGGCAATGCTTTTTTTACTTTGTTCCCGATGCAATAGCGTTCCAGGCTTAATCTATATTAATCATTGAATTAACTTATATTAGAAGGCGTGATTGGGGGCTGCCGCTCACGCTACTGCCACGCCAGCACAATCCGGCTTTGGGAAAGTACCGTGGGTTCTGGTTCAATTACCAATTGACTATTCGATAATTACCTTCTTCTCACCCCTCACCCCGCCACTTATTCCCGTACAAGCTACTATTTATTTCCGCTTATCCTAACCCTCAGGCGTTTGACCCGGCCCATGATTGATTGTGGGCGACCAGCCAGGCTCCTTCATCCTTCCCCTGTATGAACACAACTCCGACGTTGCTGCCCGCAACGGACGAAGAGCTGCTCGTGCAGCGCCTGATAGGGCGCGACGAGCAAGCCCTGCGCGAGCTACACGACCGGTATTCCCGCAATCTGCTGGCAGTTATCGTGCGTCTGGTGCGCGATGAATCCCTGGCTCAGGATGTGCTGCAGGAAGGCTTGCTCAAGGTCTGGCTGAGCATCGACCGCTACGATGCCGCGCGGGGCCGCCTGTTTACCTGGATGGTTCGGGTGTGCTGCAACCAGGCCATCGACGCCATGCGCAGCCCCCGGCACCGTTTCAACAGCGGCACCAAGTCGCTGGAAGTAGGCGGAGCGCAACGCGCCCAGGCGCCCCCTTCCTTCAACCCCGAGCATATCGGTCTGCGCGAGCTCACCCTCAAGCTCAAGCCCAAACAGCGCGAGGTAATTGACCTGCTCTACTTCGGCGGCTGCACGCAGGTTGAAGCCGCCGAGCAGCTCGGTATTCCCCTGGCCACGGTGAAAACCCGCGCCCGTGCCGCCCTGGTAGTACTGGCCCACATGGCGAGGTAAACAGACAGCAAGGCATCTATCATCCTTCGCAACGATATAACGGAGTTGTTTAGAAAGTCGCAAAAGGTCCTCAAACGGTCATGCTTCGCTGCGCGCTGCATGACCGTTTGAGGACTTTCTAAACAGCTTCTTTGCCTCCAACTCAACCGAGCAAAACGCAGCAAGGCCCCTTTACTAACTAAAGGGGCCTTGCTGCACACTGGTCTGGCGCAACCGCTAGCATCCGCCTGAAGTTACCCCCGGCCGCTGGCGGCCACCAGCGCCCGCAGCGGCTCGTTGAAGCCGACGGCGTCCACCAGCTCCTCCAGCGGGAAGTGCAGGCGGTATTTCCAGAAGTGATTGGGGTTGCTGGGCACGTTGATTTGCTCCTCGTGCGGGTTGGCGCGGCGCAAGTGGCTGTCCATGGCCAGTAGGTCCTGGAGCGGGAAGATGGCCCACATGGCCGGCGAGTGCAGGTGCTGCACCAGGATTTCGCGGGCCACCCAGGGCTCGCAGTAGAACGGGGCCACCTCGCGCCAGTGGCCAAGGATGGTTTCGAAGAAACGCTGGGTGCGCACCCGGTCTTCTTCCCACCAGCCGCGGATGGTACTGGTGTCGTGGCTGCTGGGCGTGACCACGCTCAGGTAGGCGGCATCGTTGGGGTGGCTGAACTCGGTTTCGGGATTCGAGGGCATGCGCTGCACGTTGAGGCCCAGGATGCCGAGCTCCTTCATCACGCCGGGCACCGAGGCGGGCACCATGCCCAGGTCTTCGCCGCAGATGAGCATGTCGGTGGCGTAGCGCACGGGCGGCAGCTTCACGAGGCCCTGCTGCCGCCAGAATTCCTCGTGGCGGCGGAAGAAGAAGTCCACGTAAATGT
This region includes:
- a CDS encoding RNA polymerase sigma factor — its product is MNTTPTLLPATDEELLVQRLIGRDEQALRELHDRYSRNLLAVIVRLVRDESLAQDVLQEGLLKVWLSIDRYDAARGRLFTWMVRVCCNQAIDAMRSPRHRFNSGTKSLEVGGAQRAQAPPSFNPEHIGLRELTLKLKPKQREVIDLLYFGGCTQVEAAEQLGIPLATVKTRARAALVVLAHMAR